A region from the Parasphingopyxis sp. CP4 genome encodes:
- a CDS encoding demethoxyubiquinone hydroxylase family protein, whose translation MADPQNEPLDLAGPLPGDRQPDIDSMIRVDQAGEYGATRIYAGQLAILGDRSPAARSIARMAEQERRHCDRFDALTVERGVRPSLLQPIWDRAGFALGAATALMGPEAAMACTAAIETEIENHYGEQLEELGDTDPELSDMIAEFQAEEAEHRETAIAEGAEDAPAYPLLSGAIRLGCRIAIAAAKRI comes from the coding sequence ATGGCTGATCCGCAAAACGAACCGTTAGATCTCGCTGGCCCGTTACCCGGCGATCGACAGCCGGATATCGACTCAATGATCCGTGTCGATCAAGCCGGCGAATATGGTGCGACCCGCATTTACGCCGGCCAGCTGGCCATATTGGGTGACCGCAGCCCAGCGGCGCGATCAATCGCGCGCATGGCCGAACAGGAACGTCGCCATTGTGACCGTTTCGACGCCCTCACCGTTGAACGCGGTGTTCGACCCAGCTTATTGCAACCGATCTGGGACCGCGCAGGATTTGCGCTAGGCGCGGCCACCGCATTGATGGGCCCGGAAGCGGCGATGGCCTGTACGGCGGCGATCGAAACCGAAATCGAAAATCATTATGGCGAACAGCTGGAAGAGCTGGGCGACACGGATCCCGAACTCAGCGATATGATCGCCGAATTTCAAGCTGAAGAGGCCGAACATCGCGAAACCGCGATTGCCGAGGGTGCGGAAGATGCACCGGCCTATCCGTTGCTTTCTGGCGCTATCCGGCTGGGATGCCGGATTGCGATTGCGGCGGCGAAACGGATTTGA
- a CDS encoding PH domain-containing protein, producing the protein MTENAEETEINPVEADLLPLDPRQKSVLRIRAALLGLIPLALLVVGDFFLSRELEWAAGIGTGLGILLYLFLVLVLPGRRYRRWGYYEGERGIRIASGLIVRRDTIVPYDRVQHIDVSRGPIERPFGVSTLTLHTAGSYNSTVDLPGLAIDEANRMRDEIRSYISEDLA; encoded by the coding sequence ATGACTGAAAATGCCGAGGAAACCGAGATTAATCCGGTGGAGGCTGACTTGCTTCCGCTCGATCCCCGCCAGAAATCCGTGTTGCGAATTCGCGCGGCACTGCTGGGGCTAATTCCCTTGGCGCTGCTGGTGGTTGGCGATTTTTTCCTGAGCCGCGAACTCGAATGGGCCGCCGGGATCGGAACCGGACTTGGAATATTGCTCTATCTGTTCCTGGTCCTGGTGCTGCCGGGACGGCGCTATCGCCGCTGGGGCTATTATGAGGGCGAGCGCGGGATCCGGATCGCCTCGGGGCTGATCGTACGCCGCGATACAATCGTTCCCTATGACCGGGTTCAGCATATCGATGTATCCCGCGGGCCGATTGAGCGTCCGTTCGGTGTCTCAACACTCACCCTTCACACAGCGGGCAGCTATAACAGCACGGTCGATTTGCCAGGACTGGCGATCGATGAGGCCAATCGCATGCGCGATGAGATCCGCAGCTATATCAGCGAGGATCTTGCATGA
- a CDS encoding PH domain-containing protein, which produces MSEAPENWSHLHPATLAIKALEQLPQLVFGLPAAAYFIGDTSIFVAAIIALIGLLASMLFAYVYWRRFTYWVGEEQLVIQSGVLNRNRRTIPFDRIQDVSLEQKLLARIFGVSIARIETGGGGGDEGELNCISRAEADRLRDTIRAYRSGIRTALADGEAEQEEVAAPPIFTMGLGQLLIAGLFNFSLVFLAVIAGSTQYFGGYLPSEYFDADRVVDSYGKRATSLVSAYSILTIAMLLLAVGVITGLARTIAREFGFRLSRTETGLRRERGLFTRTDVVIPLKRVQAGIITTGIVKRLFGWRALAVQSLGSDGAAGTHHVVAPLAQQDDIDPILGELSMPAPPPVEAFERVSTRLIWRSWIEDGIALAIITAIAGIFWSSAYLLLFFAIPLAIVPVLQYRAHGYCIADGLLFVRRGFWRPRVTILPLIKVQSGTLRQNLVQRLLGSSTLAIGTAGASLATPLRIADLDAGIARALLGTSIIRH; this is translated from the coding sequence ATGAGCGAGGCGCCAGAAAACTGGTCCCATCTGCATCCCGCCACATTGGCGATCAAGGCGCTGGAGCAATTGCCGCAGCTGGTGTTCGGCCTGCCGGCGGCGGCCTATTTCATTGGCGACACGAGTATCTTCGTGGCCGCTATCATCGCGCTGATCGGCCTGCTCGCATCGATGCTGTTCGCCTATGTCTATTGGCGCCGCTTTACCTATTGGGTCGGTGAAGAGCAGTTGGTGATTCAAAGCGGCGTGCTCAATCGCAACCGTCGCACTATTCCCTTTGATCGCATCCAGGATGTGAGCCTCGAACAGAAATTGTTGGCGCGGATCTTTGGTGTATCGATCGCCCGAATTGAAACCGGTGGAGGCGGGGGAGACGAGGGCGAGCTCAACTGTATCAGCCGCGCCGAAGCAGATCGGTTGCGCGATACAATCCGTGCCTATCGATCTGGCATTAGGACGGCCCTAGCGGATGGCGAAGCCGAGCAAGAGGAAGTCGCAGCCCCGCCGATATTTACGATGGGATTGGGGCAGCTCTTGATCGCCGGCCTATTCAATTTTTCACTGGTGTTTCTGGCGGTTATCGCCGGGTCTACCCAATATTTTGGCGGATATCTGCCGAGCGAATATTTCGACGCCGACAGGGTTGTTGATAGCTATGGAAAGCGGGCCACAAGCCTCGTGTCGGCCTATTCGATCCTGACGATTGCAATGCTATTGCTGGCCGTTGGTGTTATCACCGGATTAGCGCGTACGATCGCGCGCGAGTTTGGCTTTCGCCTCAGCCGCACGGAAACCGGGCTGCGCCGCGAACGCGGGCTCTTCACGCGCACCGACGTTGTGATCCCGTTGAAACGGGTACAGGCGGGTATCATCACCACCGGGATCGTCAAGCGCCTGTTCGGGTGGCGCGCACTCGCGGTCCAAAGCCTCGGCAGCGATGGCGCCGCTGGTACGCATCATGTTGTAGCGCCACTGGCGCAGCAAGATGATATTGATCCAATTCTCGGCGAACTCAGCATGCCTGCACCGCCACCAGTCGAGGCGTTCGAGCGCGTGTCTACCCGGCTGATTTGGCGGAGCTGGATCGAAGACGGGATAGCGCTTGCCATCATCACCGCGATTGCCGGGATTTTCTGGTCGTCGGCCTATCTGCTGCTCTTCTTTGCGATCCCCTTGGCGATCGTCCCGGTGCTGCAATATCGCGCCCATGGCTATTGCATAGCCGATGGTCTCCTGTTCGTGCGGCGGGGTTTCTGGCGGCCACGGGTGACGATCTTGCCGCTTATCAAGGTGCAGTCGGGAACGCTGCGCCAGAATCTTGTTCAACGTCTCCTCGGTAGCTCGACCCTTGCGATCGGCACGGCAGGCGCATCTCTAGCCACACCCCTACGGATAGCAGATCTGGATGCGGGAATAGCGCGCGCATTGCTTGGGACGAGTATTATCCGCCACTGA
- a CDS encoding disulfide bond formation protein B, which translates to MTSKGLAYALALFVPFALLAGALGSEIIGDLYPCEMCHWQRWPHYAAVPLALIALILRDKRAGTLFLWLAADAIFISGAIGVFHAGVEYGFWEGITGCATMDAGSGDFMADIMATPIISCDQPQWTLFGISLAGFNAIISIGTAIGIAWLIRKTNR; encoded by the coding sequence ATGACCTCGAAAGGACTAGCGTATGCGCTTGCCCTGTTCGTGCCGTTCGCGTTGCTCGCCGGTGCACTGGGTTCGGAGATCATTGGAGACCTCTATCCGTGCGAAATGTGCCACTGGCAGCGATGGCCCCATTATGCAGCCGTACCGCTGGCGCTGATCGCGCTTATCTTACGCGACAAGCGAGCGGGTACGCTTTTTCTCTGGCTGGCAGCCGATGCGATATTCATCAGTGGAGCGATCGGCGTCTTCCATGCCGGTGTCGAATACGGCTTTTGGGAAGGGATTACGGGCTGCGCCACGATGGATGCAGGGTCTGGTGATTTCATGGCCGATATAATGGCAACGCCGATCATCTCCTGCGACCAGCCGCAATGGACATTATTCGGCATCTCGCTTGCCGGATTTAACGCGATCATCTCGATCGGAACTGCTATAGGAATCGCATGGCTGATCCGCAAAACGAACCGTTAG
- a CDS encoding glycerophosphodiester phosphodiesterase, with the protein MRYGFLSLLICLLPACATMAPPPMTDSPTALIIAHRGASSEVPEHTLEAYQRAIDQGADYIEPDLVMTQDGVLVARHENEISGTTNVADHPEFADRRTTKTIRGRQVNGWFTEDFTLAELRTLRARERIPQLRPASAEQDGQYAIPTLAEVIALVQRQDRSVGLMPEIKFPSYFTSIGLGMEEPLARQLGEAGYNNATDPVMIQSFEIAPLAALDVLTNLRLVQLIGPRGAPADAPDTSYAHMASAEGLQTIATYADAVAPHKSLIMDRNGAGELEAPSTLVSDAQAAGLLVIAYTFRPENYFLPANLRTQRSGNERSHGDMAAEVAAFLAAGIDGLFTDFVPPAIAARDGQASE; encoded by the coding sequence ATGCGATATGGTTTTCTATCCCTGCTGATCTGCCTGCTCCCCGCCTGTGCAACAATGGCTCCACCGCCCATGACAGATAGCCCGACAGCCCTGATCATCGCGCATCGCGGCGCATCCTCAGAAGTGCCTGAGCACACTCTGGAAGCCTATCAGCGCGCAATCGATCAAGGGGCCGACTATATCGAGCCCGATCTCGTGATGACGCAGGATGGCGTGCTCGTCGCGCGGCATGAGAATGAGATATCCGGCACCACCAATGTTGCCGACCATCCCGAGTTTGCTGACCGGCGCACGACCAAAACGATCCGGGGTCGCCAGGTAAACGGCTGGTTCACAGAGGATTTCACGCTCGCTGAGCTGCGCACCTTGCGGGCACGCGAGCGTATTCCCCAGCTCCGCCCGGCAAGCGCCGAACAGGATGGCCAATATGCAATCCCGACCCTGGCGGAAGTCATTGCCTTGGTGCAGCGACAGGATCGCAGCGTCGGCCTGATGCCCGAGATAAAATTTCCATCCTATTTCACATCAATCGGCCTTGGCATGGAAGAGCCGCTTGCCCGCCAGCTTGGCGAAGCCGGCTATAACAACGCCACGGATCCGGTGATGATCCAGTCATTTGAAATCGCGCCCCTGGCCGCATTGGATGTGCTGACGAACCTGCGTTTGGTGCAATTGATCGGTCCGCGCGGTGCGCCTGCCGATGCGCCGGACACCAGCTATGCGCATATGGCGTCGGCCGAAGGATTACAGACGATAGCGACCTATGCCGATGCCGTGGCCCCGCACAAATCGCTGATCATGGATCGGAACGGCGCAGGCGAATTGGAAGCGCCGAGCACATTGGTTAGCGATGCACAAGCGGCCGGATTGCTGGTGATCGCCTATACATTCCGTCCGGAAAACTATTTCCTGCCGGCCAATTTGCGGACCCAGCGGTCGGGTAACGAGCGTAGCCATGGCGATATGGCAGCGGAAGTCGCCGCTTTTCTCGCAGCTGGTATCGATGGATTGTTTACAGACTTTGTCCCGCCGGCCATTGCCGCGCGCGATGGGCAAGCGTCGGAATAG
- a CDS encoding DUF885 family protein — MRALVMALTLSVSAVGLSGPAFAAPEDDLDALMDEVWQGALREFPVFATGVGVRDYDDQVSDISLAAQDRRTATAQAQLDRLRAIPEDELSAEARTNYGILERMLAESIEANGYGQRMMLFSNTRGWHQSFAGMSNNLPFQTDADFESYLTRLSLYPSINDEAIAISTQAAEQGYTLPCVVLDGFEESISGVIGEDPTTSRFYRPFQGTRPAGVSEEAFNGYAARAREIITTILAPEYEQHLQWFTEVYRPQCRETVGISAQPGGSEFYDYRIRQMTTTNLSAQEIHDIGLSEVARIRAEMEEVTVEAGFDTREAFIEHLRTDPQYYAETPEELMAAVALQTKELDGLMPTMFSVLPRLPYGLREIPAEVAEGATTAFYNPGSPETGIAGFYYVNTSLLDQRPLWEIPALSAHEGVPGHHHQIALQQEIDMHPLRRNLAFFTAFIEGWGLYSERIGIEMGIYDTPAENMGRLSYEMWRACRLVVDTGIHALGWSKQQAIDFMSENTALTEANIEAEVNRYISRPGQALAYKLGELRIRALRARAEAALGDDFDVRLFHDAVLGQGSVPLDVLEGQIDRWIAAQQADGEG, encoded by the coding sequence ATGCGAGCTTTGGTAATGGCACTGACGCTGTCGGTATCTGCTGTGGGGTTGTCCGGGCCGGCATTCGCGGCACCTGAAGATGATCTCGATGCGCTGATGGATGAAGTATGGCAGGGCGCGCTGCGCGAGTTTCCGGTGTTTGCGACCGGTGTCGGTGTGCGAGACTATGATGATCAGGTTTCCGATATCAGCCTGGCGGCTCAGGATCGGCGCACGGCCACCGCCCAGGCTCAGCTCGATCGGCTGCGCGCGATTCCCGAAGACGAGCTCTCAGCAGAGGCCCGCACCAATTATGGGATATTGGAGCGCATGCTTGCCGAAAGCATTGAGGCCAATGGCTATGGCCAGCGGATGATGCTCTTTTCCAATACGCGCGGCTGGCATCAAAGCTTTGCTGGCATGTCCAACAATCTGCCATTCCAGACCGATGCGGATTTTGAGAGCTATCTAACCCGCCTCAGCCTCTATCCGAGCATTAATGACGAGGCGATTGCGATCAGCACCCAAGCTGCAGAGCAAGGCTATACGCTTCCCTGCGTTGTTCTGGATGGTTTTGAGGAATCGATTTCCGGTGTGATTGGCGAGGACCCGACAACATCGCGCTTCTACCGACCGTTCCAGGGGACGCGTCCGGCTGGCGTCAGCGAAGAGGCCTTTAATGGTTATGCCGCGCGGGCACGGGAGATCATCACGACAATCCTCGCGCCGGAATATGAGCAGCATTTGCAATGGTTTACCGAAGTGTATCGGCCGCAATGCCGCGAGACGGTGGGGATATCTGCGCAGCCCGGAGGTTCGGAATTCTACGACTACCGGATCCGCCAGATGACGACGACCAATCTCAGCGCGCAGGAAATCCATGATATCGGCCTCTCCGAAGTCGCCCGGATCCGCGCCGAGATGGAAGAGGTTACCGTTGAGGCCGGTTTCGATACGCGCGAGGCCTTTATCGAGCATCTGCGGACGGATCCGCAATATTATGCCGAGACGCCGGAAGAGCTCATGGCAGCGGTCGCGCTACAGACCAAGGAATTGGACGGATTGATGCCGACCATGTTCTCGGTCCTGCCGCGCTTGCCCTACGGTCTGCGAGAAATCCCTGCTGAGGTGGCCGAAGGCGCGACGACTGCCTTTTATAATCCTGGCTCTCCCGAAACGGGCATCGCCGGCTTCTATTACGTCAACACGTCCCTGCTCGACCAACGGCCGCTTTGGGAAATCCCGGCACTGTCGGCCCATGAAGGCGTGCCCGGCCATCATCACCAGATCGCCCTGCAGCAGGAAATCGACATGCATCCATTGCGGCGTAATCTCGCTTTCTTCACGGCCTTTATCGAAGGCTGGGGGCTCTACTCGGAACGCATCGGTATCGAGATGGGCATCTATGATACACCGGCCGAAAATATGGGCCGACTGTCATATGAAATGTGGCGGGCGTGTCGGTTGGTTGTCGACACTGGAATCCATGCGCTGGGTTGGTCCAAACAACAGGCGATTGATTTCATGAGCGAGAATACGGCGCTCACAGAAGCCAATATCGAGGCGGAAGTTAATCGCTATATTTCGCGGCCGGGCCAGGCACTTGCCTACAAACTTGGTGAGCTTCGCATCCGCGCGCTACGGGCTCGTGCGGAAGCGGCGCTAGGCGATGATTTCGATGTTCGACTGTTCCATGATGCAGTGCTGGGCCAGGGCTCAGTGCCGCTCGACGTGCTTGAAGGTCAGATTGATCGCTGGATCGCCGCACAACAAGCGGACGGCGAAGGGTAA
- a CDS encoding S41 family peptidase, with translation MPRPFISAIGAVGTLALIPAFTATLAAVDVDTYRELDQFMDVFERVRSEYVDEISDEDLMRGAISGMLSSLDPHSSFLDETGFERLTTQSQGEYGGLGLTVTLEDGAVKVIAPFEDTPADRAGIQAGDYITHLDDELIFGGTLDEAVEQMRGAPGTSIDLRVVRPGQTEPLEFTLTREIIELRAVEWEVQDRVGIININTFNRNTGEEVRAAIASINQSIGGQPTGYVIDLRSNPGGLLDQAISVSDIFLERGEVVSQRGRRASDIERYYARAGDDTNGLPLVVIVDAGTASASEIVAGALQDHRRALIIGEQTFGKGSVQTILPLSEVTALRLTTARYYTPAGNSVQEGGIEPDLEVPQLTNPDWRDAPRFREADLRRHLINEEAVAEDVIEDDIREDPRFSATSEELAEQGITDFQMHYAVETIARLAAEDPPVATASLTRR, from the coding sequence ATGCCCAGACCTTTTATCAGTGCGATCGGTGCCGTCGGCACTTTGGCGCTCATCCCGGCCTTCACCGCGACCCTCGCTGCTGTCGATGTCGACACCTATCGCGAACTCGATCAGTTCATGGACGTGTTTGAGCGGGTGCGCTCCGAATATGTCGACGAGATCAGCGACGAAGATCTGATGCGCGGCGCGATCAGCGGTATGCTTTCGAGCCTCGATCCGCATAGCTCTTTCCTCGACGAAACTGGCTTCGAGCGGCTCACGACACAAAGCCAGGGCGAATATGGCGGGCTGGGCCTGACCGTCACCCTCGAAGACGGGGCTGTGAAAGTCATCGCACCGTTTGAAGACACGCCCGCAGACCGGGCTGGCATCCAGGCCGGGGACTATATCACCCATCTCGACGACGAGCTGATCTTTGGTGGTACGCTCGACGAAGCTGTGGAACAGATGCGCGGCGCGCCAGGAACCTCGATTGACCTGCGGGTCGTGCGGCCCGGCCAGACCGAACCGCTGGAATTCACGCTCACCCGTGAGATCATCGAACTGCGGGCGGTGGAATGGGAAGTCCAGGATCGCGTGGGCATCATCAACATCAACACCTTCAACCGCAACACGGGCGAAGAAGTACGGGCAGCCATTGCCTCTATCAACCAGTCGATCGGCGGGCAGCCCACCGGCTATGTGATCGATCTGCGCTCGAATCCGGGCGGCCTGCTCGACCAAGCCATCTCGGTCTCGGATATCTTCCTGGAACGCGGTGAAGTCGTGTCACAACGCGGACGGCGCGCCAGCGATATCGAGCGCTATTATGCGCGTGCAGGCGATGACACCAATGGCTTGCCGCTTGTCGTAATAGTAGACGCGGGCACGGCCTCAGCATCAGAAATCGTCGCCGGGGCGCTACAGGATCACCGGCGCGCCCTGATCATCGGCGAACAGACTTTCGGCAAGGGATCAGTCCAGACCATCCTTCCGCTGTCCGAAGTCACGGCCCTGCGCCTGACAACCGCTCGCTATTATACGCCGGCCGGCAATTCGGTGCAGGAAGGCGGCATCGAACCTGACCTCGAAGTTCCGCAGCTCACCAATCCGGACTGGCGCGACGCGCCGCGGTTCCGGGAGGCTGATCTGCGCCGCCACCTGATCAACGAAGAAGCCGTGGCTGAAGACGTGATCGAGGATGACATCCGCGAAGATCCACGCTTCTCCGCAACGTCTGAAGAGCTGGCAGAGCAAGGTATTACCGACTTCCAGATGCATTATGCGGTGGAAACGATCGCGCGCCTGGCGGCGGAAGATCCGCCGGTTGCGACAGCGTCTCTCACGCGCCGCTAA
- a CDS encoding chromosome segregation SMC family protein — translation MRIKRLKLAGFKSFVDPTELRIEPGLTGVVGPNGCGKSNLLEALRWTMGESSPKSMRGGGMEDVIFAGTDARPERQFAEVSILAERDEGDRPDNDTIALESEVEVVRRIERGAGSAYRVNGRDVRAKDVALLFADAATGAHSPALVSQGKIGAVVSAKPAERRQMLEEAAGIAGLHVRRKDAEQKLRATETNLSRLDDLLADMETRIRALKRQASAARRYRKLSEKIELGEARLVFARWRDAAAAAEAAKAEAEQAEARVGEAAEKQRAAAVHQAEAARALAEQRNAAQEARETAAALGHELAALKNERSALERRIDELANQRENLKHDRGREDALSQDAAAALERLEAEEKSIAARLEGTDERLAESESKLQEAETVSREAELAMARALAAQASQQADVRVAEANAESARERLDRAEGEAERVATELAELGDIKPLEKALAAAEKARKRTEARVAELQNAIASADEQRQKAADARDAAESDTAAARAALSALESEARALATDMDDAIEDKALGYVRADKGYERALAAALGDDLEAGLGEASSRRWSGSESHGSDPALPVGVERLADHVNAPSQLIRRLAQIGVLETDNGSIELAVGQRIVTTDGGLRRWDGYVARDEGAAAADRLVRVNRLEAIQAELPEARTTLEEAAARATTAIASLTEARTTLEDGRAALGTAEDDARAAIREEDSARAAIERLGDQQAGLIERRDRTAAELDDAKTNLKNTEKSLSDLPDGGDMDASVERLKSASEAARIILAEARAEAATIGQAIDADKARLEAAKAEADSWKSRAGEAARRVQEMAKREAEAEAEAKALVDAPTEIEAKIAGLQTKAVEAEQKAETARAEERTGEERVAETEGLAAEAVEALSAAREHRAGGQARFENAESRRREFERVASERFQSAPGGLAEKFEFDADQVAGAEEESAALDKMKTDRERIGPVNLVAESELEELETERDTSLAEREELGQAINRLRGSIGNLNREGRARLLAAFEEVDKHFRRLFGTLFQGGQAHLALIDSDDPLEAGLEIMAQPPGKKLATLTLLSGGEQALTAIALIFALFLTNPAPICVLDEVDAPLDDANIERFCELLDQMAAETDTRYLIVTHNAVTMSRMHRLYGVTMVERGVSRLVSVDLGGAETLLAAE, via the coding sequence ATGCGGATAAAGCGCCTCAAACTTGCGGGCTTTAAAAGCTTTGTCGATCCGACGGAGCTCAGGATTGAACCTGGGCTAACCGGCGTTGTCGGCCCCAATGGCTGTGGCAAATCCAATCTGCTGGAAGCGCTGCGCTGGACGATGGGTGAGAGCTCGCCCAAGTCGATGCGCGGTGGCGGTATGGAAGATGTGATCTTCGCCGGCACCGATGCCCGGCCTGAGCGTCAATTTGCCGAAGTATCGATTCTTGCCGAACGTGACGAAGGCGATCGGCCCGACAATGATACGATTGCGCTTGAGAGCGAGGTTGAAGTTGTCCGGCGGATCGAGCGCGGTGCGGGCTCTGCCTATCGCGTCAATGGCCGCGATGTGCGGGCCAAGGATGTAGCACTGCTGTTCGCCGATGCGGCGACCGGCGCCCATTCACCGGCACTGGTGAGCCAGGGCAAGATTGGTGCTGTCGTATCGGCCAAACCGGCTGAACGTCGCCAGATGCTGGAAGAGGCGGCGGGGATCGCTGGTCTCCATGTTCGCCGCAAGGATGCCGAGCAGAAGCTGCGTGCGACTGAAACCAACCTCTCTCGGCTCGATGATCTGCTTGCCGATATGGAAACGCGCATTCGTGCACTGAAAAGGCAGGCGAGTGCTGCACGGCGCTATCGCAAACTCAGCGAGAAGATAGAGCTTGGCGAAGCGCGGCTCGTATTTGCCCGCTGGCGCGATGCGGCGGCGGCTGCCGAAGCCGCCAAGGCCGAGGCCGAACAAGCCGAAGCCCGGGTTGGCGAAGCGGCCGAAAAACAACGCGCTGCAGCGGTGCATCAAGCCGAAGCCGCGCGCGCGCTGGCGGAACAGCGCAACGCGGCCCAGGAAGCACGCGAAACTGCTGCGGCACTGGGGCATGAGCTGGCCGCTCTCAAGAACGAACGCAGCGCGCTGGAGCGGCGGATCGATGAACTCGCCAATCAGCGCGAGAATCTGAAACATGATCGTGGGCGCGAAGATGCGCTGTCACAGGATGCCGCTGCCGCACTTGAACGGCTTGAGGCCGAAGAGAAAAGCATCGCCGCGCGGTTGGAAGGCACTGATGAGCGGCTGGCAGAGAGCGAATCCAAACTTCAGGAAGCGGAAACCGTTTCGCGCGAAGCCGAACTGGCCATGGCCCGCGCACTCGCGGCTCAGGCATCGCAACAAGCGGATGTCCGGGTTGCTGAAGCCAATGCGGAAAGTGCACGCGAGCGGCTCGACCGGGCTGAAGGCGAAGCAGAGCGGGTCGCGACTGAACTGGCTGAGTTGGGCGATATCAAGCCGCTCGAAAAGGCGCTCGCCGCGGCAGAGAAAGCGCGCAAACGCACCGAGGCTCGGGTTGCCGAACTGCAAAACGCTATCGCGTCGGCCGACGAGCAGCGGCAAAAGGCTGCCGATGCGCGCGACGCCGCCGAAAGCGATACCGCCGCCGCCCGCGCCGCTCTGTCGGCGCTGGAATCCGAAGCGCGTGCACTCGCGACCGATATGGACGACGCGATCGAGGATAAGGCGCTCGGCTATGTGCGTGCGGACAAGGGATATGAGAGGGCACTGGCCGCAGCCCTCGGCGATGACCTCGAAGCAGGACTTGGCGAGGCGAGCAGTCGGCGCTGGTCAGGATCTGAAAGCCATGGCAGCGATCCTGCACTGCCCGTCGGAGTTGAGCGTCTTGCCGATCATGTAAACGCGCCGTCGCAGCTGATACGTCGGCTCGCGCAGATTGGTGTTCTTGAAACCGATAACGGCTCGATCGAGCTTGCGGTTGGCCAGCGCATCGTGACCACAGATGGTGGGCTACGGCGGTGGGATGGCTATGTCGCACGGGATGAAGGCGCCGCCGCAGCCGACCGCCTGGTGCGCGTCAATCGGCTCGAAGCCATTCAAGCGGAACTCCCGGAAGCGCGTACGACGTTGGAAGAGGCTGCGGCTCGGGCGACAACCGCAATTGCGAGCCTAACCGAAGCGCGCACAACGCTTGAGGACGGTCGCGCAGCTTTGGGTACGGCAGAAGATGATGCGCGCGCGGCGATCCGCGAGGAAGATTCGGCGCGCGCTGCGATCGAGCGGCTCGGCGATCAACAGGCTGGGCTTATCGAACGCCGCGATCGCACCGCTGCGGAGCTCGACGATGCCAAAACGAACCTCAAAAACACCGAGAAAAGCCTTTCCGATCTGCCAGATGGCGGAGACATGGATGCCTCTGTCGAACGGCTGAAAAGCGCGAGCGAAGCGGCTCGGATCATTCTTGCCGAAGCGCGGGCAGAGGCGGCCACAATCGGCCAGGCCATCGATGCCGACAAGGCGCGGCTGGAAGCGGCCAAGGCAGAGGCCGACAGCTGGAAGAGCCGGGCGGGCGAGGCTGCACGCCGGGTCCAGGAAATGGCCAAGCGCGAAGCCGAAGCCGAGGCTGAAGCCAAGGCCTTGGTCGATGCACCGACGGAGATTGAAGCGAAGATCGCCGGACTGCAGACCAAGGCGGTGGAAGCCGAGCAAAAGGCCGAAACTGCGCGTGCAGAAGAACGCACCGGCGAAGAACGGGTTGCCGAGACCGAAGGCCTCGCCGCTGAAGCCGTGGAAGCCCTGTCAGCCGCACGCGAACATCGCGCCGGTGGCCAGGCACGCTTTGAGAATGCCGAAAGCCGCCGCCGTGAGTTTGAGCGCGTGGCGAGCGAACGGTTCCAGTCTGCACCCGGCGGACTGGCCGAAAAATTCGAATTCGATGCGGATCAGGTCGCTGGCGCTGAGGAAGAGTCAGCGGCGCTGGACAAGATGAAGACCGATCGCGAGCGGATCGGGCCGGTCAATCTGGTCGCCGAAAGCGAGCTGGAAGAGCTTGAGACCGAACGCGATACATCGCTTGCCGAGCGCGAAGAGCTGGGTCAGGCGATCAACCGGCTGCGCGGTTCTATCGGCAATCTCAATCGCGAAGGTCGCGCGCGCTTGCTGGCGGCGTTCGAAGAGGTCGACAAGCATTTCCGCCGACTGTTCGGCACGCTGTTCCAGGGCGGACAGGCGCATCTTGCGCTGATTGATTCCGATGACCCCCTCGAAGCGGGCCTGGAAATCATGGCCCAGCCGCCGGGCAAGAAACTTGCCACATTGACGCTGCTATCGGGCGGTGAGCAGGCGCTCACCGCGATTGCGCTGATTTTTGCCCTGTTCCTCACTAATCCGGCACCGATCTGTGTGCTCGACGAGGTCGATGCCCCGCTCGACGATGCGAATATCGAACGCTTTTGCGAACTGCTCGACCAGATGGCTGCAGAAACCGACACCCGCTACCTGATCGTCACGCATAACGCCGTGACCATGTCCCGCATGCATCGTCTCTACGGCGTGACGATGGTGGAACGCGGCGTCAGCCGTTTGGTATCTGTCGATCTTGGTGGCGCCGAAACGCTGCTCGCAGCGGAATAG